The Lycium barbarum isolate Lr01 chromosome 9, ASM1917538v2, whole genome shotgun sequence genome has a segment encoding these proteins:
- the LOC132610066 gene encoding uncharacterized protein LOC132610066 isoform X1 yields MIQLLFMVLCLEGMVAFLLMVKIGPLRELVMKFLDQVKMRKGTVLTIAGTISAILFSNFISIIKIQNKGAKLGTMTPMDQVLWRTNLLEATLMGFLLFLGFLIDRMHHYLRKLIVLRNTAGSSKKEFERLEKEKAQLKEKADKAAEEMKLSQKEISSLKETLKKVKLESEETDKRVETAEAYVAALQKQAADLLLEYDRLLEDNQNLQNQAHGYRS; encoded by the exons ATGATTCAATTGTTGTTTATGGTTCTTTGTTTGGAGGGTATGGTAGCATTTCTTTTAATGGTGAAGATTGGGCCACTGAGGGAACTGGTGATGAAGTTTTTGGATCAGGTGAAAATGAGAAAGGGTACTGTTTTAACTATTGCTGGTACTATATCAGCAATCTTATTTTCCAACTTTATTAGTATAATCAAGATTCAGAATAAGGGAGCTAAGCTTGGTACAATGACACCAATGGATCAGGTCTTGTGGAGAACCAACTTGCTTGAGGCTACTCTCATGG GGTTTTTGCTGTTTCTTGGATTCTTAATTGATCGTATGCACCATTACCTTCGGAAACTGATAGTATTGAGGAATACTGCGGGATCTtcaaagaaagaatttgaaagGCTTGAGAAAGAAAAGGCGCAGCTTAAGGAGAAGGCAGATAAAGCTGCTGAGGAAATGAAACTATCGCAGAAAGAAATCTCTAGTTTAAAAGAGACATTGAAGAAGGTTAAGTTGGAGTCGGAGGAGACAGACAAACGAGTTGAAACTGCGGAAGCTTATGTTGCTGCTCTCCAAAAACAAGCAGCAGATCTACTTTTAGAATATGATCGTCTATTAGAAGACAATCAAAATCTTCAGAATCAAGCTCATGGTTATCGGAGTTGA
- the LOC132610066 gene encoding uncharacterized protein LOC132610066 isoform X2, with product MEGFLLFLGFLIDRMHHYLRKLIVLRNTAGSSKKEFERLEKEKAQLKEKADKAAEEMKLSQKEISSLKETLKKVKLESEETDKRVETAEAYVAALQKQAADLLLEYDRLLEDNQNLQNQAHGYRS from the exons atggaag GGTTTTTGCTGTTTCTTGGATTCTTAATTGATCGTATGCACCATTACCTTCGGAAACTGATAGTATTGAGGAATACTGCGGGATCTtcaaagaaagaatttgaaagGCTTGAGAAAGAAAAGGCGCAGCTTAAGGAGAAGGCAGATAAAGCTGCTGAGGAAATGAAACTATCGCAGAAAGAAATCTCTAGTTTAAAAGAGACATTGAAGAAGGTTAAGTTGGAGTCGGAGGAGACAGACAAACGAGTTGAAACTGCGGAAGCTTATGTTGCTGCTCTCCAAAAACAAGCAGCAGATCTACTTTTAGAATATGATCGTCTATTAGAAGACAATCAAAATCTTCAGAATCAAGCTCATGGTTATCGGAGTTGA
- the LOC132610065 gene encoding putative pentatricopeptide repeat-containing protein At3g25060, mitochondrial, which translates to MRLKNLLPYELKPLLLSCKHSALISQIHAVMVSSGLFSHGNSITQLISSYGKTGDLESAHKVFDKIPLRRVDSWNAMIIAYSKNGVPVEVVNVYNQMVLEGVKPDSSTFTVALKACIILQDLEMGEKVWEKAICCGYENDVFVGSSVLNLYAKCGKMDKAIDVFEKMGKRDIVCWTTMITGFVHSGKGREAVDLYRWMQREGMVGDGVVMLSLMQASANIADTKLGSSVHGYMIRRTLPMDVNMLTSLVDMYAKNGELEIATRVFRKMPSKNTVSWSALISGFAQNGFAVNALQLLIEMQVSGFTPDVASLVSALLACSHVGSLKLGRSIHGYVARKVIMDQVLSTALIDVYAKCGLISCARSIYDNMSSKDLICWNTIIACYGIHGHGREALTLFQEMKDKIEPDHATFAALLSALSHSGLVEEGRHWFDVMINEYKIKPSEKHYACLVDLLARSGEVEEAKDLIISMETKPGVAVWVALLSGCHKHKKFSIGELAANRVLELIPENTGTFILVANFFAAAKMWDKAAAARKLMKKTGMTKVPGYSAVEVNGRLHAFLMGDTSHPQYEQIMGLLCNLENEMKAMGYVPKTEFVLQNLEEEVKVKMLCNHSERLAIAFGLLNTAPGTRLFITKNLRVCGDCHEVTKFISVIVKRDIIVRDVKRFHHFKDGICSCGDYW; encoded by the coding sequence ATGCGCTTAAAGAACTTGTTACCATATGAACTCAAACCTCTATTATTGAGCTGTAAACATAGTGCATTGATTTCTCAAATCCATGCTGTTATGGTATCATCTGGGCTATTTTCCCATGGAAACTCCATTACCCAATTAATATCATCATATGGTAAAACGGGTGATCTTGAATCTGCCCACAAAGTGTTCGATAAAATTCCCCTGAGAAGAGTAGATTCTTGGAATGCAATGATCATTGCCTATTCGAAAAATGGGGTTCCTGTTGAGGTTGTAAATGTTTATAATCAAATGGTTCTTGAAGGTGTTAAACCTGATAGCTCAACTTTTACTGTGGCACTTAAGGCTTGTATAATCTTGCAGGATCTTGAAATGGGTGAAAAGGTTTGGGAAAAAGCGATTTGTTGTGGTTATGAGAATGATGTCTTTGTTGGGTCATCTGTTTTGAATCTTTATGCGAAATGCGGGAAGATGGATAAAGCAATAGATGTATTTGAGAAGATGGGGAAGAGGGATATAGTTTGTTGGACTACGATGATAACGGGTTTTGTACATAGTGGGAAAGGGAGAGAGGCTGTGGATTTGTATAGGTGGATGCAAAGGGAAGGAATGGTAGGTGATGGTGTTGTTATGTTGAGTTTGATGCAGGCTTCTGCTAATATTGCTGACACGAAATTGGGTTCGTCGGTCCATGGTTATATGATCCGAAGAACGCTTCCTATGGATGTTAATATGTTGACTAGTCTTGTTGATATGTATGCCAAGAATGGAGAGTTGGAGATAGCTACTCGTGTATTTCGAAAAATGCCCTCTAAGAATACTGTTTCTTGGAGTGCTTTGATTTCTGGCTTTGCTCAAAATGGCTTTGCTGTCAATGCTCTTCAACTGTTGATAGAGATGCAAGTGTCGGGATTCACACCTGATGTAGCTTCACTTGTAAGTGCACTTCTAGCATGTTCTCATGTTGGCTCTTTAAAGTTGGGTAGATCAATTCATGGTTATGTTGCAAGGAAAGTCATTATGGACCAAGTTTTGAGTACTGCACTGATTGATGTGTACGCTAAATGTGGGCTCATTTCTTGTGCCCGTTCCATTTATGACAATATGAGTTCGAAGGACTTGATATGTTGGAATACGATTATAGCGTGCTATGGGATCCATGGGCATGGAAGAGAGGCACTTACCCTTTTCCAGGAAATGAAGGACAAGATAGAACCAGATCATGCAACTTTTGCTGCTCTCCTTTCAGCTCTGAGTCACTCGGGATTAGTGGAGGAAGGACGACATTGGTTTGATGTAATGATTAATGAATACAAAATCAAACCTTCTGAGAAGCATTATGCTTGTTTGGTTGATCTTTTAGCTCGATCTGGTGAAGTAGAAGAAGCTAAAGATCTTATCATTTCTATGGAAACTAAACCTGGGGTTGCTGTTTGGGTTGCCCTTCTATCTGGTTGCCACAAGCATAAGAAATTTTCCATTGGAGAATTGGCAGCAAACAGGGTACTTGAACTAATTCCGGAGAACACAGGTACTTTCATATTAGTAGCAAATTTCTTTGCAGCAGCAAAAATGTGGGATAAAGCAGCTGCTGCGAGGAAGCTTATGAAAAAGACAGGGATGACAAAAGTTCCTGGCTACAGTGCTGTAGAGGTAAATGGGAGACTCCATGCTTTTCTTATGGGTGATACAAGTCACCCTCAATATGAACAGATAATGGGACTTCTATGCAATTTGGAGAATGAGATGAAAGCTATGGGGTATGTCCCGAAGACTGAATTTGTATTGCAGAATCTTGAAGAAGAGGTCAAAGTGAAAATGTTGTGTAATCATAGTGAGAGACTTGCCATTGCTTTTGGGCTCTTAAACACCGCACCAGGAACCCGATTATTTATCACAAAGAACCTGAGGGTCTGTGGTGACTGCCATGAAGTAACAAAGTTTATATCTGTTATTGTAAAAAGAGATATTATTGTAAGGGATGTTAAACGATTTCATCACTTTAAGGATGGAATATGCTCCTGTGGCGACTACTGGTGA